The Thioalkalivibrio sulfidiphilus HL-EbGr7 genome includes the window CTGGAGGCCCTGGACTTCGGCATCGAGATGGCCCATGAGGGCTACAACCTCTACGTGCTCGGTTCCACGGGCCTGGGCAAGCGCAGCCTGGTGAACCGGCTGCTGGGCGAGTCCGCGGCCAGGCGCCCGGTGCCCAGCGACTGGTGCTACATCAACGACTTCGACACCCCCCATCGTCCCCGCGCCCTGCGCCTGCCGGCGGGTACGGGTCAGGCCCTGCGCCGGGACATGCAGCAGGCCGTGGAGGACATCATCACTGCCCTGGCTGCGGCCTTCCAGAGCGAGGCATACCGCAGCCAGGCCCAGGAAATCCACGACGAATTCAAGGAGCGTGACGAGCAGGCATTTGCCGCCCTGCGCGAGAAGGCCGAGCGCGAGCACGTGGTGCTGTTGCGCACCCCGGGTGGCTACACCCTTGCGCCCACCCGCGAGGGTGAGATCCTGGACGCCGACGACTTCGCCAAGCTGCCGGAGGATGAGCAGAAGGCCATCGAGAAAGTGGTGGAGGAACTCAAGCAGGACCTCAAGCAGCTCATCGCCCAGATCCCCCGCTGGCAACGGGAGATGCGCGAGCGCCACAAGGAGCTGAGCCTCAGCGTCTCCAGCTTCACCCTGGACCAGCACCTGGGGGAACTGCGCAGGAAATACCAGGATCTGGACGAGGTGCAGGCCTACATCGACGCCCTGCGCAAGGACCTGCTGGAGAACGCCGAGCAGATCCGCAGCCTGGGCGAGGAGGAGGGCGGCGGCCCCAATCCCGCCGGGCAGGCGGCCCGCCAGCTCAACCGCTACAAGATCAACGTGCTGGTGGACCACGCGCACACCGAGGGCGCGCCAGTGGTCTACGAGGACAATCCCACCTACCAGAACCTGGTGGGCCGGGTGGAACACACGGTGCAGTTCGGCACCCTGGTCACCGATTTCTCCCTGATCAAGTCCGGCGCCCTGGCCCGGGCCAACGGCGGCTACCTGGTGCTGGATGCGGACAAGGTGCTGAGCCATGCCTTTGCCTGGCAGGGACTCAAGCGTGCCCTGCGCGCCAGGGAGGTGCGCATCGAATCCCTGGAGGCCATGCTCAGCATCGCCAGCACCACGACCCTGGAGCCGGAGCCCATTCCCCTGGACCTGAAGGTGGTCCTGGTGGGCGACCGCCTGCTCTACTACCTGCTCCAGGAATACGATCCGGAGTTCGGCCGCCTATTCAAGGTGGCCGCGGATTTCTCCGAGGACATCCGCCGGGACGACGAAGCCACCCGGCTGTACGCGCGCCTGATCGCCTCCCGGCAGAGAACGGCAAATCTGCGTCCCCTGGGCCGGGATGCGGTGGCCCGGGTGATCGAGCAGGCCGCGCGCCGCGCCGAGGACGGCGAGCGCCTGTCCCTGCACATGGGCAGCCTGGATGACCTGCTGCGTGAGGCGGACTACTGGGCCGGCAAGGCGGGTGCCGAGCGGGTGCAGGCCGAGCATGTGCAGCAGGCCGTCGCGGCGGGCATCCGCCGTGCCAGTCGCATTCGCGAACGGGTGCACGAGGAGATCACGCGCGGCATCCAGCTGGTGGACGTGGACGGCGAGCGCATCGGCCAGGTCAACGGCCTGTCGGTGATCAGCCTGGGCGAGTTCAGCTTCGGCCGCCCCTCGCGCATCACCGCCACCGCGCGCCTGGGCGAGGGCGAGGTGGTGGATATCGAGCGGGAGGTGGAACTGGGCGGCGCCATCCATTCCAAGGGCGTGCTGATCCTCTCCAGCTATCTGGCCTGGCGTTACAGCACCGACCTGCCCCTGTCGCTCGCCGCGAGCCTCACCTTCGAACAGTCCTACGGCCTGGTGGAGGGCGACAGCGCCTCGGTGGCGGAGCTGTGCGCCCTGCTCTCGGTGCTCGCGGACGCGCCCATCCGCCAGTCCCTGGCGGTGACCGGCTCCGTAAACCAGCACGGCGAGGTGCAGGCCATCGGCGGCGTGAATGAGAAGATCGAGGGCTTCTTCGATGTCTGCGCCGCCCGGGGGCTCACGGGCCGCCAGGGCGTGATCATCCCGGCCAGCAACCGTCCTCATCTCATGCTGCGCCATGACGTGGTGGAGGCGGTGCGCGAGGGTCGCTTCCACGTCCATGCGGTGAGCCACGTGGACCAGGCCTCCACCCTGCTCACGGGCCTGCAGGCCGGCGTGCCCGACGAGGCCGGGCAATGGCCGCCGGAAAGCCTCAATGCACGGGTGCAGGCGCGGCTGACCACCCTGGCGCAGTTGCGCCAGGCCTTCTCGGGGCGTGACGGTGACAACCCGCCTCACTGAGCTGCGCCTCAAGCGCATCCTGCTGGCCATGGACGTGTCCGGGCCGATGCCCGCCACCCTGTCC containing:
- a CDS encoding Lon protease family protein, yielding MSESHKKKSSPDGPSATALSADALFHGCDPALLDFETTADLPDLDHVMGQERALEALDFGIEMAHEGYNLYVLGSTGLGKRSLVNRLLGESAARRPVPSDWCYINDFDTPHRPRALRLPAGTGQALRRDMQQAVEDIITALAAAFQSEAYRSQAQEIHDEFKERDEQAFAALREKAEREHVVLLRTPGGYTLAPTREGEILDADDFAKLPEDEQKAIEKVVEELKQDLKQLIAQIPRWQREMRERHKELSLSVSSFTLDQHLGELRRKYQDLDEVQAYIDALRKDLLENAEQIRSLGEEEGGGPNPAGQAARQLNRYKINVLVDHAHTEGAPVVYEDNPTYQNLVGRVEHTVQFGTLVTDFSLIKSGALARANGGYLVLDADKVLSHAFAWQGLKRALRAREVRIESLEAMLSIASTTTLEPEPIPLDLKVVLVGDRLLYYLLQEYDPEFGRLFKVAADFSEDIRRDDEATRLYARLIASRQRTANLRPLGRDAVARVIEQAARRAEDGERLSLHMGSLDDLLREADYWAGKAGAERVQAEHVQQAVAAGIRRASRIRERVHEEITRGIQLVDVDGERIGQVNGLSVISLGEFSFGRPSRITATARLGEGEVVDIEREVELGGAIHSKGVLILSSYLAWRYSTDLPLSLAASLTFEQSYGLVEGDSASVAELCALLSVLADAPIRQSLAVTGSVNQHGEVQAIGGVNEKIEGFFDVCAARGLTGRQGVIIPASNRPHLMLRHDVVEAVREGRFHVHAVSHVDQASTLLTGLQAGVPDEAGQWPPESLNARVQARLTTLAQLRQAFSGRDGDNPPH